From Planococcus halocryophilus, the proteins below share one genomic window:
- a CDS encoding LacI family DNA-binding transcriptional regulator, which translates to MVSTTDVAKYAGVSQTTVSRVLNKPDQVKKETYDKVMNAVNELNYSAVEAEKTNSLMVKTKTISLIVGALNDPIYMNAVPTIISTAQEQGYQVNIHFIAESRELETYETVLSSKPNGIIVISTLLNKTVHDQLIDSTIPFVALNTSGIASQHTIGLNDVEAGYLAAKHLIDVKHFEIAWVGGTLSSPSTKDRLLGFVQSLQEAKFKIRKKRLVVTDLDKFSLFEAFENLQALKKKPTAIVAATDEIAIQMMDFYKEAGYQVPEDISIVGIGNSEMGQHSALALTSVGTSDSLANLGQEAVKRLFDLVIGNQDEAFHVNREVVLYERATTGALQS; encoded by the coding sequence ATGGTATCAACTACCGATGTAGCAAAGTATGCGGGTGTCTCACAAACAACTGTTTCACGTGTTTTGAATAAACCAGATCAAGTGAAAAAAGAAACGTATGATAAAGTCATGAATGCAGTTAATGAATTAAATTACTCAGCTGTAGAAGCAGAAAAGACCAATTCTCTAATGGTTAAAACGAAAACCATTAGCTTAATTGTAGGTGCTTTGAATGATCCGATTTATATGAATGCAGTTCCTACAATTATCAGTACAGCGCAAGAGCAAGGCTATCAAGTGAATATTCATTTCATTGCTGAATCTCGTGAACTTGAAACTTATGAAACTGTGCTTTCAAGCAAACCAAATGGCATCATTGTTATTTCTACTTTACTTAATAAAACAGTACATGATCAATTAATTGATTCAACCATTCCTTTTGTAGCACTAAATACAAGTGGTATAGCGAGTCAACATACAATTGGTTTGAACGATGTCGAAGCGGGTTATTTGGCTGCCAAGCACTTAATAGATGTTAAACACTTTGAAATCGCTTGGGTAGGGGGTACGTTAAGCAGCCCCTCTACGAAAGATCGCTTACTTGGATTTGTCCAGTCCTTGCAAGAAGCCAAGTTTAAAATTCGCAAAAAACGATTAGTGGTGACAGACTTAGATAAGTTTTCTTTGTTTGAAGCATTTGAGAACTTGCAAGCCTTGAAGAAAAAACCAACTGCAATAGTGGCGGCTACAGACGAAATCGCTATACAAATGATGGATTTTTATAAAGAAGCAGGCTATCAAGTTCCAGAAGATATCAGCATTGTCGGAATTGGAAATTCAGAAATGGGTCAACATTCAGCGCTTGCTCTGACGTCAGTCGGGACATCAGATAGTTTGGCAAACTTAGGCCAAGAAGCCGTAAAGCGATTATTTGATTTGGTTATCGGTAACCAAGACGAAGCATTTCATGTAAATAGAGAAGTCGTGCTGTATGAGAGAGCTACTACGGGAGCTTTGCAATCATAA
- a CDS encoding ABC transporter substrate-binding protein, which produces MKISFFKYLTIGTIALTLGACQSDVTKEVETDSATETEKQTSYTVIDDLNKELTFETIPETVVSLIPSNTEILYEIGAGEKVIGATDYDNYPAEAAEVERVSDSVVFNAERIIELDPDVVIGYSTGAPTGYEELEAAGIHVFVIESAQSFDDVYGDIEQIATVMGLEDKGEEINRSIQQQIVDVQEKVATVEETKELYFEISPSPELYTSGQKTFQQEILNHAKVENLFGDLEGWPKISEEEVIKRNPEIITTTVSYTEDPIAEIKEREGWGDIEAIKNDQVFFLDSDITSRPGPRIGEAVELVAKVVYPKAFE; this is translated from the coding sequence ATGAAAATATCATTTTTTAAATACTTAACGATTGGAACAATTGCTTTAACTTTAGGGGCGTGTCAGTCTGATGTGACGAAAGAAGTTGAAACAGATTCGGCAACTGAAACTGAAAAACAAACTAGTTACACCGTTATCGATGACTTAAATAAAGAATTAACTTTTGAAACAATACCAGAAACAGTTGTCTCGTTAATTCCGAGTAATACAGAAATTTTATATGAAATCGGTGCAGGTGAAAAAGTGATAGGTGCTACCGATTATGATAATTATCCAGCAGAAGCTGCAGAAGTTGAACGAGTTTCTGACTCTGTTGTGTTTAACGCAGAACGCATTATTGAATTAGATCCAGATGTTGTGATTGGTTATTCGACAGGTGCACCTACGGGTTATGAAGAATTAGAAGCTGCAGGAATACACGTGTTTGTGATCGAATCTGCTCAATCTTTTGATGATGTTTATGGAGATATTGAACAAATCGCAACGGTTATGGGCCTTGAAGATAAAGGAGAAGAGATAAACCGTTCCATTCAGCAGCAAATTGTTGACGTACAAGAAAAAGTAGCAACTGTTGAAGAAACCAAAGAATTATATTTTGAAATAAGTCCTTCTCCAGAACTTTATACAAGCGGTCAAAAAACGTTCCAGCAAGAAATTTTAAATCACGCTAAAGTGGAAAACCTATTTGGCGACCTTGAAGGATGGCCAAAAATTTCGGAAGAAGAAGTGATTAAGCGTAATCCAGAAATTATAACGACAACTGTGTCTTATACGGAAGATCCAATCGCAGAAATAAAAGAGCGCGAAGGATGGGGAGATATAGAAGCTATTAAAAACGATCAAGTCTTTTTCTTAGATTCTGATATTACTTCACGTCCTGGACCGAGAATTGGAGAAGCAGTTGAACTTGTAGCTAAAGTTGTCTATCCAAAAGCATTTGAATAA
- a CDS encoding HNH endonuclease has product MNSFIVMQGETYHAEQDAGVLWTPQIDKSGMVPHSWKRMNEVKKGDIVFHYVKGYVVAISRVREDCEKGEKPKNLEDQSKGYEKAFVAYTVYRELENPLPIKEFFQEIEPLLPVKYSAFQEDANGNSGYLYPCNEELAIKFLELISSLNIFTIEVEQLELSMEVIKKTEHNPLLSLIAEAELEIKTKMRRGKEQFRESLLPLWNGECPLCGITISDVLRATHAKPWKDSSDAERLDPFNGVLLCANHSALYSAGHIAFTGGGRLHISSGISEDQYPVYRLKKSMKISVSPEHATYLRWHKRIVFAEPRKVKLLMDQE; this is encoded by the coding sequence ATGAATAGTTTTATCGTTATGCAAGGAGAGACTTATCACGCTGAACAGGATGCAGGAGTACTTTGGACACCTCAAATAGATAAGTCAGGTATGGTGCCACATTCATGGAAGCGGATGAATGAAGTGAAAAAAGGCGATATTGTTTTTCATTATGTAAAAGGATATGTCGTGGCTATCAGTCGCGTACGTGAGGATTGTGAAAAAGGTGAAAAGCCAAAAAATCTTGAAGATCAATCAAAAGGCTACGAAAAGGCATTTGTGGCATATACGGTTTACCGAGAATTAGAAAATCCATTGCCGATTAAAGAGTTTTTTCAAGAAATCGAACCTTTATTGCCAGTGAAATATTCGGCTTTTCAAGAAGATGCTAACGGAAATTCAGGTTATTTGTATCCATGTAACGAAGAGCTGGCGATAAAATTTTTAGAATTGATTAGTTCGTTAAATATTTTCACTATAGAAGTAGAACAACTCGAATTGTCGATGGAAGTGATAAAAAAAACTGAGCATAATCCGTTACTCAGCTTAATCGCAGAAGCCGAACTAGAAATTAAAACGAAAATGCGCAGAGGCAAAGAGCAGTTCAGAGAAAGTTTACTGCCACTTTGGAACGGCGAATGCCCACTTTGCGGGATAACCATTAGCGACGTGTTAAGAGCAACGCATGCTAAACCATGGAAAGACAGCTCAGATGCGGAACGATTAGACCCTTTCAATGGTGTATTGCTTTGCGCCAATCACAGTGCATTGTATTCAGCGGGACATATTGCTTTTACCGGTGGAGGACGTCTTCATATCTCAAGTGGAATTTCAGAAGATCAGTATCCTGTCTATCGCTTAAAAAAGAGTATGAAAATCTCGGTATCACCTGAACATGCCACCTATTTAAGGTGGCATAAACGAATTGTTTTTGCAGAACCGAGAAAAGTAAAACTACTGATGGATCAGGAATAA
- a CDS encoding GNAT family N-acetyltransferase codes for MIIRKVVPADAEQLVALMKHVEESNHMLFEPGERKTTSEQLQKRLLTMDEKSTVFVAEEKNELTGYVFVIGEDVKRKQHSVYIAIGVQQYVRGRGTGTELLRAMEKWAIERALHRIELTVIAHNKTAVALYEKMGFNIEGVKRDSLYINSEFVNEYYMSKLI; via the coding sequence ATGATAATCAGAAAAGTAGTACCAGCTGACGCGGAGCAATTGGTAGCTCTTATGAAACATGTTGAAGAGTCTAATCACATGCTGTTTGAACCGGGAGAACGTAAAACAACTAGTGAGCAACTTCAAAAACGGCTACTTACGATGGACGAAAAATCGACTGTGTTCGTAGCGGAAGAAAAAAATGAGTTAACAGGTTACGTATTTGTGATTGGGGAAGATGTGAAACGAAAACAGCATTCTGTCTATATTGCTATAGGCGTTCAACAATACGTGCGGGGTAGAGGGACAGGTACTGAACTATTACGCGCTATGGAAAAGTGGGCTATCGAAAGAGCGCTTCATCGTATTGAACTGACGGTGATCGCACATAATAAGACAGCCGTGGCCTTATATGAAAAAATGGGGTTTAATATCGAAGGTGTAAAACGAGATTCTCTTTATATAAACAGCGAATTCGTAAACGAATACTATATGTCAAAATTAATCTAA
- a CDS encoding MDR family MFS transporter, with product MKWKDYPQNIKVRLITSFFNRAVASAVMPFMALFFAQEMSKIWAGSFLIITVFIGFFVNMIGGYISDRFPRKKVLVTTSTLSAVMFLLMSISLVPSDRWIGLFALAYVMFIVTSSLGRPAMHAIIIDSTTPENRKAIYAIDYWMVNLSMAIGAALGGLLYLDHQIELFMVLTVTAGSLPIAYHMWLKDERVQSLKKQHHNVVIDLLRNYKIAFQDRPFVKVVIGSMFIFSAEFSLNSYIGVRLAESFETFTLGDFEVAGVRMLSLLNIQNMLLVVCLTFLVNKFTDRFAKQHVLLTGLLLYSIGYITITSANSWYLLILFNFIGTMGELVYSPVRNAEMANMIPEDKRGSYSAFSNVSFSGADLLARSTIIIGAFLIPTMMSVYIGVLLMIGTLLVYTGLFVRKSRKEQVVEPEII from the coding sequence ATGAAATGGAAAGACTATCCACAAAATATTAAAGTACGATTAATCACATCATTTTTTAACCGAGCTGTAGCGTCAGCTGTCATGCCATTTATGGCGTTGTTTTTTGCGCAAGAGATGAGCAAAATATGGGCAGGCTCTTTTTTAATCATTACTGTGTTTATTGGATTTTTTGTTAATATGATTGGAGGCTATATATCTGATCGTTTCCCTCGAAAAAAAGTTCTGGTAACGACGTCTACACTAAGTGCCGTTATGTTTTTGCTCATGTCCATCAGCTTGGTGCCGAGCGATCGGTGGATTGGTCTTTTTGCACTGGCTTATGTCATGTTCATTGTTACTAGTAGCCTTGGGCGTCCAGCAATGCATGCCATCATTATCGATTCGACAACACCAGAAAATCGCAAGGCGATTTACGCCATCGATTATTGGATGGTCAATTTATCAATGGCCATTGGTGCAGCACTCGGAGGACTATTATATCTTGATCATCAAATCGAATTATTTATGGTATTGACTGTAACTGCTGGAAGTTTGCCAATCGCTTATCACATGTGGTTAAAAGACGAACGAGTGCAAAGCTTAAAAAAACAACATCACAATGTTGTTATCGATTTGCTTCGAAATTATAAAATTGCATTTCAAGATCGTCCTTTTGTTAAAGTAGTGATTGGCTCTATGTTTATTTTCTCAGCAGAATTTTCTTTGAACAGTTATATTGGTGTTCGGTTGGCTGAAAGCTTTGAGACATTCACTTTAGGTGATTTTGAAGTTGCAGGTGTGCGCATGTTAAGCTTGTTAAATATTCAAAACATGTTGCTTGTTGTCTGCTTGACGTTTCTAGTCAATAAATTTACAGATCGCTTTGCTAAACAACATGTCTTGTTAACAGGACTTTTACTTTATAGCATAGGCTATATTACAATCACTTCAGCAAATAGCTGGTACTTATTAATTTTGTTTAATTTTATCGGAACAATGGGTGAATTGGTTTACTCACCTGTTCGCAATGCAGAAATGGCGAACATGATTCCAGAAGATAAAAGAGGATCATATTCGGCTTTTTCCAATGTTTCATTTAGCGGTGCAGATCTGTTGGCGCGGTCGACTATTATCATAGGCGCTTTTCTCATTCCGACCATGATGTCTGTTTATATAGGCGTCTTATTAATGATTGGTACACTACTTGTTTACACAGGTTTGTTTGTGAGAAAATCCAGAAAAGAACAAGTAGTCGAGCCAGAAATCATTTAA
- a CDS encoding ABC transporter substrate-binding protein → MERTLLSLWQAVPTGDIKQSQLADWLELSRKQTARLLRKWSDEGWFTFTSGRGRGNSSHIQWHINVEEHYEKQITQLIEEKSIETASKYLLFDWSPEVKQRLLHQFRSNFGYVQNSPDNNDKLIIPRKYPLLTLHPLYAADIHSANMVANVYSRLVSVDESGYITPELAHSWDASSTHLRLYLRKEVYFHDGSFLSATDVVDCLNRLRNDSSYADLWKPIVSIMSSSPHIVDITFPEGCSYCLHMLGMINASIYKETPHQTIGSGSFYVSENNESKTTLQAFGHHFQQRPLIDLVEFIQVSGDFDVAYRSTCEMTEETFQVESDSGFGVVILNAFKNSPINQKEVRDYIHYAIAKHRHKIGQFHNRAIANHHSCLIGQQQQPITLPSPKRPHLEQPLIIKAANYTDGATRWLKESLESEGISVEIQWMSFQDKLTDTKADQKADLFIHGEVFEMNQNFSFFYFLANGHSPLATIMKSQPLFNNYLEQYAATPFNEWTALNLKMEQDLIASSIMLPLYYEKRHIPFSIDVMNITISHFGYVDFSKLWVRPFRVD, encoded by the coding sequence ATGGAACGAACTCTTTTATCTTTATGGCAAGCTGTACCCACTGGGGACATTAAGCAATCTCAGTTGGCAGATTGGCTCGAATTAAGCCGTAAGCAAACAGCACGCCTTCTTCGTAAATGGTCAGATGAAGGATGGTTTACTTTTACTTCTGGCCGCGGTAGAGGAAATTCTTCTCATATTCAATGGCATATTAATGTAGAAGAACACTATGAAAAACAAATAACTCAACTAATAGAAGAAAAATCAATTGAAACTGCTAGTAAATATTTATTATTTGATTGGTCGCCGGAAGTTAAGCAGCGGCTGTTGCATCAATTTCGTTCTAATTTTGGTTATGTACAAAATAGTCCAGATAATAACGATAAACTAATCATCCCTAGAAAATATCCATTATTAACACTTCATCCGTTATACGCTGCAGATATTCATAGCGCTAATATGGTTGCTAATGTATATAGTCGCCTCGTATCTGTAGATGAAAGCGGCTATATAACCCCTGAACTTGCACATAGCTGGGATGCATCAAGCACCCACCTTCGCTTGTATTTGAGAAAAGAAGTATATTTTCACGATGGATCTTTTTTATCTGCAACTGATGTTGTCGATTGTTTGAATCGGCTCCGCAACGACTCATCCTATGCTGATTTGTGGAAGCCAATTGTATCGATTATGTCTAGTAGCCCCCATATTGTTGATATCACCTTTCCAGAAGGTTGTAGTTATTGTTTACATATGCTTGGCATGATCAATGCCAGTATTTATAAAGAAACACCTCATCAAACAATCGGCTCTGGTAGCTTTTATGTCTCAGAAAATAATGAAAGCAAAACAACTCTACAAGCATTTGGTCATCATTTTCAACAACGTCCCTTAATTGATCTTGTTGAATTTATCCAAGTATCCGGAGACTTTGATGTTGCCTACCGTTCAACTTGTGAGATGACAGAAGAAACTTTTCAAGTAGAAAGTGATTCCGGATTTGGTGTTGTGATTTTAAATGCGTTTAAAAATTCACCAATAAATCAAAAAGAAGTTCGTGATTATATTCATTACGCCATCGCGAAGCACCGTCATAAAATAGGGCAGTTTCATAATCGTGCTATAGCCAATCATCATAGTTGCTTAATTGGACAACAGCAACAACCAATAACATTGCCTAGTCCGAAACGGCCACATCTAGAACAGCCACTAATCATTAAAGCTGCCAACTATACGGATGGTGCCACGCGGTGGCTAAAAGAATCACTTGAAAGTGAAGGGATTTCTGTTGAGATTCAATGGATGTCTTTCCAAGATAAATTAACAGATACCAAGGCGGATCAAAAAGCTGATCTTTTTATACACGGCGAAGTGTTTGAAATGAATCAAAATTTCTCATTTTTTTATTTCCTAGCCAATGGCCATTCTCCTTTAGCGACTATTATGAAGTCTCAACCACTGTTCAACAATTATTTAGAGCAATATGCGGCTACGCCTTTTAATGAATGGACAGCGTTAAATCTGAAAATGGAACAAGACTTAATTGCTTCGTCTATAATGCTGCCACTTTATTATGAAAAGCGACACATCCCGTTTTCTATCGATGTGATGAACATCACCATTAGTCATTTTGGCTATGTTGATTTCTCTAAATTATGGGTTCGCCCATTCCGTGTAGACTAA
- a CDS encoding P1 family peptidase, giving the protein MKNQKRIRDYGVEIGTLKTGELNAITDVAGVTVGHVTLSGGNIQTGVTAIKPHQGDLFHEKLIASCHIINGFGKTMGTIQLAELGVLETPIVLTNTLNVGTAANAVIEYMLEKNDDIGRTTGTVNPIVGECNDMFLNDVRGRFVKEEHVRRALDETSEEFEEGAVGAGRGMLCYSLKGGIGSASRMVELTNASYTIGVLVLSNFGMLSDLTVRGNPIGKELKKQTLQSLEEQDKGSIMIVVATDLPVSERQLNRILKRSVTGLSRTGSIITNGSGEIVLGFSTANKIPHNKPPQALTIETIHEEDIDDAFRAVGEATEEAVLNSLITAEAVVGRDGNSRPALKELLEKFNLTL; this is encoded by the coding sequence TTGAAAAACCAAAAACGAATTCGAGATTATGGTGTGGAAATCGGCACATTGAAGACAGGGGAGTTGAATGCAATAACAGATGTAGCAGGTGTTACGGTAGGGCATGTCACGTTAAGTGGAGGCAATATTCAAACAGGTGTAACCGCCATCAAACCGCACCAAGGAGATCTGTTTCATGAAAAATTAATTGCTTCGTGTCATATCATAAATGGTTTTGGGAAAACGATGGGAACCATTCAACTGGCAGAACTAGGAGTGCTCGAAACGCCAATAGTGTTAACAAATACATTAAACGTTGGAACAGCAGCCAATGCAGTCATTGAGTATATGCTAGAGAAAAATGATGATATTGGAAGGACTACTGGAACTGTCAATCCGATTGTTGGAGAATGCAATGATATGTTTTTAAACGATGTACGAGGTCGCTTTGTTAAAGAAGAACATGTGCGGCGTGCGCTTGATGAGACTAGTGAAGAGTTTGAGGAAGGAGCAGTAGGTGCAGGGAGAGGCATGTTGTGTTATTCACTTAAAGGCGGAATAGGTTCAGCTTCTCGAATGGTTGAACTAACAAATGCAAGTTATACAATAGGTGTACTCGTATTATCGAACTTTGGTATGTTAAGTGACTTAACAGTTCGGGGAAATCCAATTGGCAAAGAACTAAAAAAACAAACTTTACAATCACTTGAGGAACAAGATAAAGGCTCAATTATGATCGTAGTTGCTACTGATTTACCTGTGTCGGAGCGGCAACTAAATCGGATTTTGAAACGGTCTGTAACAGGACTATCACGGACAGGTTCAATTATTACGAATGGCAGCGGTGAAATTGTACTTGGTTTTTCAACAGCTAACAAAATTCCTCACAACAAACCGCCTCAAGCTTTAACGATTGAAACCATACACGAAGAAGATATAGACGATGCTTTTAGGGCGGTTGGGGAAGCTACAGAAGAAGCTGTATTAAATTCATTAATTACAGCAGAAGCTGTCGTTGGACGTGATGGCAATAGTAGACCCGCTTTAAAAGAGTTATTAGAGAAATTCAACTTAACACTTTAG
- a CDS encoding TVP38/TMEM64 family protein: MVKSIYIRIETEATFIDNVLLIFEIFFLLLVNLAVGAVGFIPSVLITAVNIQSYGLYGGATLTFAGEIVGALLGFYLYRFGFSKADPKWMRHQFWKKLQQRSTTQVFSMVILLRLLPFMPSGLVTAGAALTLISGKAFWFASTIGKIPAVILELAAVYGVTQIAPKNVQYALFGLVLLVSIVLWLKSIKQKKPLQSAD, translated from the coding sequence GTGGTAAAATCAATTTACATACGAATAGAAACGGAGGCCACGTTTATCGATAATGTTCTTCTTATATTTGAAATCTTTTTTCTTCTACTAGTCAATTTAGCGGTAGGCGCGGTCGGTTTCATACCAAGTGTTTTAATAACGGCTGTCAACATTCAATCCTATGGTCTATACGGCGGTGCTACGTTAACCTTTGCAGGTGAAATAGTTGGTGCATTACTTGGGTTTTATCTTTACCGTTTTGGCTTTTCCAAAGCTGATCCGAAATGGATGCGTCACCAGTTTTGGAAAAAACTTCAACAACGATCCACGACACAAGTTTTTAGCATGGTCATTTTATTACGACTTCTTCCTTTTATGCCTTCTGGACTTGTTACGGCTGGTGCAGCGCTAACTTTAATTAGCGGAAAGGCTTTTTGGTTTGCTAGTACGATCGGCAAAATTCCAGCGGTGATTTTAGAATTGGCTGCAGTGTACGGCGTTACTCAAATAGCACCTAAAAACGTTCAGTATGCCCTGTTCGGACTCGTTTTACTAGTTTCAATAGTGCTATGGCTAAAGTCGATAAAGCAGAAAAAACCCCTTCAATCAGCTGATTGA
- the guaC gene encoding GMP reductase gives MENVFDYEDIQLVPAKAVVNSRSECDTSIEFGGHTFKLPVVPANMQTIVDEKLAGYLAENNYFYIMHRFEPEKRIAFTKDMQQRGLFASISVGVKAEEYNFVQQLADENIIPEYITIDVAHGHSNVVINMIQHIKKLVPDSFLIAGNVGTPEAVRELEHAGADATKVGIGPGKVCITKIKTGFGTGGWQLAALRWCAKAASKPIIADGGIRTHGDIAKSVRFGASMVMIGSLFAGHEESPGQTIEQDGKLLKEYFGSASEFQKGEKKNVEGKKMYVEYKGSLKDTLVEMEQDLQSAISYAGGDQLLAIRNVDYVIVKNSIFNGDKVY, from the coding sequence ATGGAAAATGTATTTGATTACGAAGATATTCAACTTGTTCCTGCAAAAGCGGTAGTAAATAGCCGTTCAGAATGTGATACATCAATTGAATTTGGCGGGCATACTTTTAAATTGCCTGTTGTTCCAGCTAATATGCAAACAATAGTAGATGAAAAACTTGCAGGCTATTTAGCCGAAAATAATTATTTTTATATTATGCACCGCTTTGAACCTGAAAAACGGATTGCCTTTACAAAAGATATGCAGCAACGCGGACTTTTTGCATCGATTAGCGTAGGTGTGAAAGCGGAAGAATATAATTTTGTTCAACAATTGGCTGATGAAAACATTATTCCTGAATACATCACAATTGATGTAGCTCATGGACATTCAAATGTTGTGATCAACATGATTCAACATATTAAAAAATTAGTGCCAGACAGTTTTTTAATCGCTGGAAATGTTGGTACGCCTGAAGCTGTGCGTGAACTCGAGCATGCTGGAGCGGACGCGACAAAAGTCGGTATCGGACCAGGGAAAGTTTGCATTACGAAGATTAAAACAGGCTTTGGTACTGGAGGCTGGCAATTGGCAGCACTTCGTTGGTGTGCAAAAGCAGCAAGTAAGCCAATTATTGCAGATGGTGGTATTCGTACGCATGGAGATATTGCAAAATCAGTGCGCTTTGGAGCGTCGATGGTTATGATTGGGTCACTTTTTGCTGGTCACGAAGAATCACCGGGTCAAACGATTGAACAAGATGGCAAGTTATTAAAAGAGTATTTTGGTTCAGCTTCCGAGTTTCAAAAAGGTGAAAAGAAAAACGTCGAAGGCAAGAAAATGTATGTAGAGTATAAAGGATCGTTGAAAGATACATTAGTAGAAATGGAACAAGACCTTCAATCTGCCATTTCATATGCTGGTGGAGACCAATTGCTAGCAATTCGAAATGTAGACTATGTCATTGTCAAAAACTCGATTTTCAATGGTGATAAAGTATATTAA
- a CDS encoding collagenase encodes MKNLLKQFILLVICSGISFYLVFNQGLLGGVLISGIFLVVCTFLFIASTVGVVKGKLDLIKLTTVTEAAGLMTFSILLGLVVTTIALINSFAVYTTGDESQSSDKKIRVFASRIFDVPSQAALLKTERNGVTYFYPENNKDEIEKMDELLQLEREKFNSTLGTQDDGGLTIEFHEDYASLESGYGSEEVAGYYDLSNKRIHLVPTDENWELILVHEYSHYQSHLFSDQHLLSITRIPSWFEEGVADYFAGESSMWYDLESIETIDFHALDNQEDYDKASTDTYDPYAQSFLAVESIVEAHGEAIIPELLKSQSTGGFYKNLEKTINMDIEEYEEIFLQQLLADQQQIADWFDLGYQQLEMKNYEAAIKTVENIRETGDIYDIDAADWLLVDIMLVQEKVDVAVELLKKKIEVDQEEFLVDDLLLLAEVYLLVDPKMSLEIAKRAETSELYFYEEDIISVYEQVNSDDELAGYKRLIEDEWLYNPYVIYQLVGKLSQDYPGEF; translated from the coding sequence ATGAAAAACTTACTTAAACAATTTATTTTATTGGTTATATGTTCGGGTATATCGTTTTATCTCGTGTTTAATCAAGGGTTACTTGGAGGGGTGTTAATTTCAGGAATATTCCTTGTGGTTTGTACGTTTCTTTTTATTGCTAGTACAGTTGGCGTAGTCAAAGGGAAATTGGATCTCATAAAACTCACCACCGTTACTGAAGCAGCGGGCTTAATGACTTTTTCTATCCTACTTGGACTTGTGGTAACAACTATTGCCCTTATTAATTCATTTGCGGTATATACAACGGGTGATGAAAGTCAAAGTTCCGATAAGAAAATCAGAGTGTTTGCATCACGAATATTTGATGTTCCTTCTCAAGCAGCCCTTTTAAAAACCGAAAGAAATGGTGTTACTTACTTTTATCCAGAAAACAATAAAGATGAGATTGAAAAAATGGATGAGTTGTTGCAACTAGAGCGAGAAAAGTTCAATTCGACTCTTGGAACACAGGATGACGGAGGCTTAACAATAGAGTTTCACGAAGATTATGCTTCATTAGAATCAGGCTATGGTTCGGAAGAAGTCGCCGGGTATTACGATTTAAGCAATAAGAGAATTCACTTAGTTCCAACAGATGAAAATTGGGAGCTAATTTTAGTGCACGAATACTCGCATTACCAAAGTCATCTTTTTTCCGATCAGCATTTGTTGTCAATAACACGAATTCCTTCATGGTTTGAAGAAGGAGTTGCTGATTATTTTGCAGGTGAATCAAGCATGTGGTATGACCTAGAAAGTATTGAAACAATTGATTTTCACGCGCTCGACAATCAAGAAGACTATGACAAAGCAAGTACGGATACATACGATCCATATGCTCAAAGTTTTTTGGCGGTGGAATCCATAGTTGAAGCTCATGGCGAAGCGATTATTCCAGAATTATTAAAGTCTCAATCGACTGGTGGATTTTATAAAAACTTAGAAAAGACGATTAATATGGATATAGAAGAATATGAAGAAATTTTCCTCCAACAACTATTAGCAGATCAGCAACAAATTGCCGATTGGTTTGACTTGGGCTATCAACAATTAGAGATGAAAAATTATGAAGCGGCTATTAAAACGGTTGAAAACATTCGAGAAACTGGAGACATTTACGATATAGATGCAGCCGATTGGTTACTAGTAGATATAATGCTTGTTCAAGAAAAAGTTGACGTTGCAGTTGAATTGCTGAAGAAAAAGATTGAAGTGGATCAGGAAGAATTTCTAGTCGATGATTTATTGTTATTAGCAGAAGTATACCTTCTTGTTGACCCAAAGATGTCACTCGAAATTGCAAAAAGAGCAGAAACAAGTGAACTTTATTTTTACGAAGAAGATATTATATCAGTTTATGAACAAGTTAATTCCGACGATGAACTCGCAGGCTATAAACGATTAATAGAAGATGAATGGCTTTATAATCCATACGTAATTTATCAATTAGTAGGTAAGCTTAGCCAAGATTATCCAGGTGAATTTTAA